One Helicobacter cetorum MIT 00-7128 DNA window includes the following coding sequences:
- a CDS encoding cytochrome c3 family protein, translating to MKELIRKNRYLVLLIFVLGGIVGMVFSLISAEFIEKTADDKFCGSCHIMQPEVKAFLQDSHGGNNKVGFKAKCVDCHLPHDSVTHYVIQKARSGLNDIIGNVFFNPKTHVNWEERRKKAKEYVFDSGCLHCHTNLRNATSSNLKSFLPHRDYFEKYTKKTCVECHINKVGHQNLSQHLKDYLKKDYRPYPENSLKQEALKTTHPNTKE from the coding sequence TTGAAAGAATTGATTAGAAAAAACCGCTATCTCGTGTTATTGATTTTTGTCTTGGGGGGCATTGTTGGTATGGTATTCTCACTTATTAGTGCAGAGTTTATAGAAAAAACCGCTGATGACAAATTTTGTGGTTCATGCCATATTATGCAACCTGAAGTTAAAGCTTTTTTACAAGACTCTCATGGTGGAAATAACAAAGTCGGTTTCAAAGCTAAATGTGTGGATTGCCACTTGCCCCATGATAGCGTTACACATTATGTTATTCAAAAAGCTCGCTCAGGGTTAAATGACATCATTGGAAATGTCTTTTTTAATCCTAAAACCCATGTAAATTGGGAAGAAAGGCGTAAAAAAGCTAAAGAATATGTGTTTGATTCTGGTTGCTTGCATTGTCATACCAATTTGAGAAATGCTACTTCAAGCAACTTGAAGTCATTCTTACCTCATAGGGACTATTTTGAAAAATACACTAAAAAAACTTGCGTGGAATGCCACATCAATAAAGTTGGGCATCAAAACTTGAGCCAACACTTAAAGGATTATCTCAAAAAGGATTATCGTCCCTATCCTGAGAATTCTTTAAAACAAGAGGCTTTAAAAACAACCCACCCCAATACAAAGGAGTAA
- a CDS encoding urease accessory protein UreD, which yields MNTYAETSKLRLKTKIGANGKCIIEDNFFTPPFKLMAPFYPTNDLAEIMLLAVSPGMMKGDSQDIQLNIGQDCKLRITSQSFEKIHNTEDGFATRDMDIVVGENAFLDFAPFPLIPFENAHFKGNTTISLHATSQLLYSEIIVAGRVAREELFKFNRLHTKISVLLGNKPIYYDNTILDPSKTQMSNLCMFDKYTHYLNLIIINCPIELSSVRALIEESGINGAVSEMASHNLCIKALANNSESLLDLREKIARLITKNL from the coding sequence ATGAATACTTACGCTGAAACATCTAAGCTTAGATTAAAAACCAAAATTGGAGCTAATGGCAAGTGTATTATTGAGGATAATTTCTTCACGCCTCCATTCAAGCTAATGGCGCCTTTCTACCCAACAAATGATTTGGCAGAAATCATGCTTTTAGCAGTAAGCCCGGGCATGATGAAAGGTGATTCGCAAGATATACAATTAAATATCGGTCAAGATTGCAAACTTAGAATCACCTCTCAATCTTTTGAAAAAATCCATAACACCGAAGATGGTTTTGCTACTAGAGATATGGATATTGTAGTGGGAGAAAACGCTTTTTTAGACTTTGCACCTTTCCCCTTAATCCCTTTTGAAAACGCTCATTTCAAAGGTAATACAACCATTTCTTTACATGCTACCAGCCAACTGCTCTATAGTGAAATTATTGTAGCTGGGCGGGTAGCTAGAGAAGAATTGTTTAAATTCAATCGCTTGCACACTAAAATTTCTGTGCTTTTAGGCAATAAGCCTATCTATTACGATAACACGATTTTAGACCCCTCTAAAACCCAAATGTCTAATCTATGCATGTTTGATAAATATACGCATTATCTCAATCTTATTATCATTAATTGCCCCATAGAGTTATCTAGTGTGCGAGCTTTAATTGAAGAGAGTGGGATTAATGGCGCAGTGAGTGAAATGGCAAGCCATAATCTTTGCATAAAAGCTTTAGCTAATAACTCAGAAAGCTTATTAGATTTGCGTGAAAAAATCGCTCGCTTAATTACAAAGAATCTCTAA
- the ureG gene encoding urease accessory protein UreG, whose translation MVKIGVCGPVGSGKTALIEALTRHMSKDYDMAVITNDIYTKEDAEFMCKNSVMPRERIIGVETGGCPHTAIREDASMNLEAVEEMQKRFPNLELLLIESGGDNLSTTFNPELADFTIFVIDVAEGDKIPRKGGPGITRSDLLVINKIDLAPYVGADLGVMERDSKKMRGEKPFIFTNIRSKEGLDDVVNWIKHHALLED comes from the coding sequence ATGGTAAAAATTGGAGTTTGTGGCCCTGTAGGAAGTGGAAAAACAGCGTTGATTGAGGCATTAACACGCCATATGTCAAAAGATTATGATATGGCAGTTATCACTAATGATATTTACACTAAAGAAGATGCAGAATTTATGTGTAAAAATTCTGTTATGCCAAGAGAGAGAATCATTGGTGTAGAAACCGGTGGTTGTCCGCATACAGCTATTAGAGAAGATGCGTCTATGAATTTAGAGGCGGTTGAAGAAATGCAAAAGCGTTTTCCTAATTTAGAATTGCTTTTAATTGAAAGTGGTGGAGATAATCTTTCTACAACTTTTAACCCTGAATTAGCGGATTTTACGATTTTTGTAATTGATGTGGCAGAGGGCGATAAAATCCCACGAAAAGGTGGGCCAGGAATCACTCGCTCAGATTTATTGGTTATCAATAAAATTGACTTAGCTCCTTATGTGGGGGCAGATTTAGGCGTAATGGAAAGAGATTCTAAAAAAATGCGTGGCGAAAAGCCTTTTATTTTCACTAATATTCGTTCCAAAGAGGGGCTAGATGATGTAGTGAATTGGATTAAACACCACGCTTTATTGGAAGATTGA
- a CDS encoding urease accessory protein UreF, translated as MMEGKQVKSSNAKKQAHKDIPSCGAHSCDVDKDFLILQVNDAVFPIGSYTHSFGLETYIQQHLVKDSKSALEYLKANLSSQFLYTEMLGLKLAYESTLKNDLEKILEIEEIIMLSTSPMELRLANQKLGNRFIKTLQAMNELDMGTFFNAYAKKTTDPTHATSYGVFSASLGIELKVALRHYLYAQTSNMVINCVKTVPLPQNDGQKILLSLQKHFNHLLDEVLELDKDYLCVASIQNDIKAMQHESLYSRLYMS; from the coding sequence ATAATGGAAGGAAAGCAAGTGAAATCTAGTAATGCTAAAAAACAAGCCCATAAAGATATACCAAGTTGTGGTGCACATTCTTGTGATGTGGATAAGGATTTTTTAATTTTACAAGTTAATGATGCGGTGTTTCCTATTGGCTCTTACACGCATTCTTTTGGATTAGAAACCTATATCCAACAACACCTTGTAAAAGACAGTAAAAGCGCTTTAGAATATCTAAAAGCTAATTTGTCTAGCCAATTTCTCTATACTGAAATGTTAGGCTTAAAATTAGCCTATGAAAGCACTTTGAAAAATGATTTAGAAAAAATCTTAGAAATTGAAGAAATCATCATGCTTTCTACAAGCCCTATGGAGTTACGCTTGGCTAATCAAAAATTAGGCAATCGTTTCATTAAGACCTTGCAAGCTATGAATGAATTAGATATGGGAACATTTTTTAATGCTTATGCAAAAAAGACTACAGACCCAACCCATGCCACTAGCTATGGCGTATTTTCTGCAAGTTTAGGCATTGAATTAAAGGTGGCTTTGAGGCATTATCTTTATGCCCAAACCTCTAATATGGTAATCAATTGTGTTAAAACGGTTCCCCTGCCTCAAAATGATGGGCAAAAAATCTTATTAAGCTTACAAAAACATTTTAATCATCTCCTAGATGAAGTTTTAGAGCTTGACAAAGATTATTTGTGTGTAGCAAGTATTCAAAACGATATTAAAGCTATGCAACATGAGAGTTTATACTCTCGGCTTTATATGTCTTAA
- the ureE gene encoding urease accessory protein UreE, which translates to MIIERLEGNLRDLNPLDFNIDYIDLEWFDTRKKIARFKTKQGKDIAMRLKDAPKLGLSHGDILLKEGKDIVAINILPSEVIQIEAKSIAEVAKICYEIGNRHAALYYGDSQFEFKTPFEKPILALLEKLGVTNSVLSSRLDSFQRLTVSMPHSEPNFKVSLADDFKVVMKK; encoded by the coding sequence ATGATTATAGAGCGTTTAGAAGGCAATCTAAGGGATTTAAATCCTTTAGATTTTAACATTGACTATATAGACCTAGAGTGGTTTGATACTAGAAAAAAAATTGCTAGATTTAAAACCAAGCAAGGCAAAGACATTGCTATGCGCCTTAAAGACGCTCCTAAATTAGGACTCTCCCATGGGGATATTTTGTTAAAAGAGGGTAAGGATATTGTCGCTATCAATATCCTCCCCTCTGAAGTCATTCAAATTGAGGCGAAAAGCATTGCTGAAGTAGCTAAGATTTGTTATGAGATAGGCAATCGTCATGCAGCTTTGTATTATGGCGATAGTCAATTTGAATTTAAAACACCATTTGAAAAACCTATATTAGCCTTGCTAGAGAAACTAGGCGTAACAAATAGCGTTTTAAGTTCAAGATTAGATTCGTTCCAACGACTAACTGTTAGTATGCCTCATAGTGAGCCTAATTTTAAGGTTTCACTAGCAGATGACTTTAAAGTGGTTATGAAGAAGTGA
- a CDS encoding AmiS/UreI family transporter encodes MLGLVLLYVGIVLISNGICGLTKVDPKSTAVMNFFVGGLSIVCNTIAIAYFTLQPFTPVEGSEDVAQVAHHLTNFYGPATGLLFGFTYLYAAINHTFNLDWRPFSWYSLFVAINTIPAAILSHYSDTLNDHKVLGITEGDWWAIIWLAWGVLWLTAFIENILKIPLGKFTPWLAIIEGIFTAWIPAWLLFIQHWA; translated from the coding sequence ATGCTAGGACTTGTATTGTTATATGTTGGTATCGTTTTAATTAGTAACGGTATCTGTGGCTTAACCAAAGTTGACCCAAAAAGCACAGCGGTTATGAACTTTTTTGTAGGTGGCTTATCTATTGTATGTAACACTATTGCAATCGCATATTTCACTCTACAACCATTTACTCCTGTAGAGGGTTCTGAAGATGTTGCACAAGTAGCTCACCACTTGACTAATTTCTATGGGCCTGCTACTGGATTATTGTTTGGTTTCACTTATTTGTATGCAGCCATTAACCACACTTTCAATCTTGATTGGAGACCATTCTCTTGGTATAGCCTCTTTGTAGCGATTAACACTATCCCTGCAGCGATTTTGTCTCACTATAGCGATACTTTAAATGACCACAAAGTATTAGGTATTACTGAGGGTGATTGGTGGGCGATTATCTGGTTAGCTTGGGGTGTTTTATGGCTTACAGCTTTCATTGAAAACATCTTAAAAATTCCTTTAGGGAAATTCACTCCTTGGCTTGCAATCATTGAAGGTATCTTTACTGCTTGGATTCCTGCTTGGTTGCTCTTTATCCAACATTGGGCGTGA
- the ureB gene encoding urease subunit beta, whose translation MKKISRKEYASMYGPTTGDKVRLGDTELIAEVEHDFTIYGEELKFGGGKTLREGMSQSNNPSKEELDLIITNALIVDYTGIYKADIGIKDGKITGIGKGGNKDMQDGVKNNLCVGPATEALAAEGLIVTAGGIDTHIHFISPQQIPTAFASGVTTMIGGGTGPADGTNATTITPGRRNLKWMLRAAEEYSMNLGFLGKGNASNDACLADQIEAGAIGFKIHEDWGTTPSAINHALDIADKYDVQVAIHTDTLNEAGCVEDTMAAIAGRTMHTFHTEGAGGGHAPDIIKVAGEHNILPASTNPTIPFTVNTEAEHMDMLMVCHHLDKSIKEDVQFADSRIRPQTIAAEDALHDMGIFSITSSDSQAMGRVGEVITRTWQTADKNKKEFGRLKEETGDNDNFRIKRYLSKYTINPAIAHGISEYVGSVEVGKVADLVLWSPAFFGVKPNMIIKGGFIALSQMGDANASIPTPQPVYYREMFAHHGKAKYDANITFVSQAAYENGIKEELGLERQVLPVKNCRNITKKDMQFNDTTAHIEVNPETYHVHVDGKEVTSKAATEVSLAQLFNIF comes from the coding sequence ATGAAAAAGATTTCAAGAAAAGAATACGCATCAATGTATGGCCCAACTACAGGCGATAAAGTAAGATTGGGTGATACAGAACTTATTGCTGAAGTAGAGCATGACTTTACTATCTATGGTGAAGAGCTTAAATTTGGTGGCGGTAAAACTTTAAGAGAAGGCATGAGCCAATCTAACAATCCTAGCAAGGAAGAATTAGATTTAATCATCACTAACGCTTTAATTGTAGATTACACCGGTATTTATAAAGCTGATATTGGTATCAAAGATGGTAAAATCACTGGTATTGGTAAAGGCGGAAATAAAGACATGCAAGATGGTGTTAAGAACAATCTTTGCGTAGGTCCTGCTACTGAAGCTCTAGCTGCTGAAGGTTTGATTGTAACTGCTGGTGGAATTGACACTCACATTCACTTCATCTCTCCTCAACAAATCCCTACAGCTTTTGCAAGCGGTGTAACCACTATGATTGGTGGAGGAACTGGTCCTGCTGATGGAACAAACGCTACAACCATTACTCCAGGCAGAAGAAATTTAAAGTGGATGCTTAGAGCTGCAGAAGAATATTCTATGAACTTAGGTTTCTTAGGTAAAGGTAATGCCTCTAATGACGCATGCTTAGCTGACCAAATTGAGGCGGGCGCAATTGGCTTTAAAATCCACGAAGACTGGGGCACAACTCCATCTGCAATCAACCATGCTTTAGACATTGCTGATAAATATGATGTTCAAGTAGCTATCCATACTGATACTTTGAATGAGGCAGGTTGCGTAGAAGACACTATGGCTGCCATTGCTGGACGCACAATGCACACATTCCACACTGAAGGTGCTGGTGGAGGACACGCTCCTGATATCATTAAAGTAGCTGGTGAGCATAATATTTTACCTGCTTCAACTAATCCTACTATTCCTTTCACAGTGAATACTGAGGCAGAGCATATGGATATGTTAATGGTTTGCCACCACTTAGATAAAAGCATTAAAGAAGATGTTCAGTTTGCAGATTCTAGAATCCGCCCTCAAACTATTGCAGCAGAAGATGCTTTGCATGACATGGGAATTTTCTCCATCACAAGTTCTGACTCACAAGCTATGGGGCGTGTAGGTGAAGTTATCACTAGAACTTGGCAAACTGCTGATAAGAACAAAAAAGAGTTTGGCCGCTTGAAAGAAGAAACAGGCGATAATGACAACTTTAGGATCAAGCGCTATTTGTCTAAATACACTATTAACCCAGCGATTGCTCATGGTATTAGTGAGTATGTTGGTTCTGTAGAAGTAGGCAAAGTAGCTGACTTAGTATTATGGAGCCCAGCATTCTTTGGTGTTAAACCAAACATGATTATTAAGGGTGGTTTCATTGCTCTTTCTCAAATGGGTGATGCTAACGCTTCTATTCCTACCCCTCAACCTGTATATTACAGAGAGATGTTTGCTCATCATGGTAAAGCTAAGTATGATGCAAATATCACTTTTGTATCTCAAGCAGCTTATGAAAATGGTATTAAAGAAGAGTTAGGACTTGAAAGACAAGTATTGCCGGTTAAAAATTGCAGAAATATCACTAAAAAAGATATGCAATTTAACGACACTACCGCTCATATTGAAGTTAACCCTGAGACTTACCATGTGCATGTAGATGGCAAAGAAGTAACTTCTAAAGCCGCTACTGAGGTAAGCTTGGCACAACTCTTTAATATTTTCTAA
- the ureA gene encoding urease subunit alpha, with amino-acid sequence MKLTPKELDKLMLHYAGELAKKRKERGIKLNYVEAVALISAHIMEEARAGKKSAADLMQEGRTLLKADDVMDGVASMIHEVGIEAMFPDGTKLVTVHTPIECNGKLVPGELFLKDEDITINEGKQAISLKVKNVGDRPVQIGSHFHFFEVNKCLDFDREKAFGKRLDIASGTAVRFEPGEEKSVELIEIGGGRRIFGFNALVDRQADSESKKIALHRAKERGFHGAKSDDNYVKTIKE; translated from the coding sequence ATGAAACTCACCCCAAAAGAGTTAGATAAGTTGATGCTCCACTATGCTGGAGAATTAGCCAAGAAACGCAAAGAAAGAGGTATTAAGCTCAACTATGTAGAGGCTGTAGCACTTATCAGCGCTCACATTATGGAAGAGGCAAGAGCTGGTAAAAAAAGTGCGGCTGATTTGATGCAAGAAGGACGCACTCTTTTAAAAGCTGATGATGTTATGGATGGTGTAGCAAGCATGATTCATGAAGTAGGTATTGAAGCAATGTTCCCTGATGGAACTAAGTTAGTAACTGTTCATACCCCAATTGAGTGCAATGGCAAGCTTGTTCCCGGTGAGTTGTTCTTAAAAGATGAAGACATCACTATCAATGAAGGCAAACAAGCTATTAGCCTTAAAGTTAAGAATGTTGGTGATAGACCTGTTCAAATTGGTTCACACTTCCACTTCTTTGAAGTTAATAAATGCTTAGACTTTGATAGAGAAAAAGCTTTTGGCAAGCGCTTAGATATTGCTAGTGGAACCGCAGTAAGATTTGAACCCGGCGAAGAAAAATCTGTTGAATTAATTGAAATTGGTGGTGGCAGAAGAATCTTTGGATTTAACGCATTAGTTGATAGACAAGCAGATAGCGAAAGCAAGAAAATCGCTTTACATAGAGCCAAAGAGCGTGGTTTTCACGGCGCTAAAAGCGATGACAATTATGTGAAAACAATTAAGGAGTAA
- the lspA gene encoding signal peptidase II, translating to MLKSQKTSLIFIGFFALILGLDQLIKYVILQGFRFESFIIDIVLVYNKGVAFSLLSFLDEYLKYLQILLIIGLFIFLVRQKTFFKAYSIEFGIIFGAGVSNILDRFVHGGVVDYVYYHYGFDFAIFNFADVMIDIGVGLLILKEFLSKNKTTLGHN from the coding sequence TTGTTAAAATCTCAAAAAACTTCTTTAATATTTATAGGTTTTTTTGCCCTTATTCTAGGGCTTGACCAATTGATTAAATATGTTATCTTGCAAGGGTTTCGCTTTGAAAGTTTTATTATAGATATTGTTCTAGTCTATAACAAAGGCGTAGCATTTTCACTGTTAAGTTTTTTAGATGAATATTTAAAATACCTACAAATCCTTTTAATCATAGGGCTTTTTATTTTTCTAGTGCGTCAAAAAACTTTTTTTAAAGCTTATAGCATAGAATTTGGCATAATCTTTGGAGCTGGTGTGTCTAATATCTTAGATAGATTTGTGCATGGGGGCGTGGTGGATTATGTGTATTATCATTATGGATTTGATTTTGCCATTTTTAATTTTGCTGATGTGATGATAGATATTGGCGTAGGTCTCTTAATTTTAAAAGAATTTTTAAGCAAAAACAAAACAACTTTAGGGCATAATTAA
- the glmM gene encoding phosphoglucosamine mutase, whose product MKIFGTDGVRGKAGAYLTPMFIMRLGIAAGLYFRKTSRTNKILIGKDTRKSGYMIENALVSALTSIGYNVIQIGPMPTPAIAFLTENMRCDAGIMISASHNPFEDNGIKFFNSFGYKLTQDDEKAIEEIFQNEELLHSSYKVGENIGNAKRIDDVIGRYIVHLKHSFPKHLDLQGMRIVLDTANGAAYKVAPVVFSELGADVVIINDKPNGCNINHQCGALYPTQLGEEVRKYRADLGFALDGDADRLVVVDNLGNIVHGDKLIGVLGAYQKSKNALSSKVIVATNMSNLALKEYLHTKDLELKYCAIGDKFVSECMRLNNANFGGEQSGHIIFSDYAKTGDGLVSALQVSALVLESKKPSSTTLNPFELYPQSLVNLSVQKKPTLESLKGYNNLIKELEKLQIRHLIRYSGTENKLRILLEGKDEKTLETKMQELKEFFEGQLC is encoded by the coding sequence ATGAAAATTTTTGGCACAGATGGCGTAAGAGGTAAGGCTGGAGCATATCTCACCCCAATGTTTATTATGCGCTTAGGAATTGCTGCGGGACTCTATTTTAGAAAAACTTCACGCACTAATAAAATTCTAATTGGCAAAGACACAAGAAAAAGCGGTTATATGATAGAAAATGCTCTAGTGAGTGCTCTTACTTCTATAGGCTACAATGTGATTCAAATTGGTCCTATGCCTACCCCCGCAATTGCCTTTTTGACAGAAAATATGCGCTGTGATGCAGGCATTATGATTAGTGCGAGCCACAATCCCTTTGAAGATAATGGCATAAAATTCTTTAATTCTTTTGGTTATAAGCTTACTCAAGATGATGAAAAAGCCATTGAAGAAATCTTTCAAAATGAAGAATTGTTGCACTCTAGCTACAAGGTAGGCGAAAATATTGGTAATGCTAAAAGAATTGATGATGTTATAGGACGCTACATCGTGCATTTAAAACACTCTTTTCCCAAGCATTTAGACCTACAAGGCATGCGTATAGTTTTAGATACAGCTAATGGTGCAGCATATAAGGTCGCTCCGGTTGTTTTTAGTGAGCTTGGAGCTGATGTGGTCATTATCAATGATAAGCCTAATGGGTGCAACATTAACCATCAATGCGGAGCGCTCTATCCTACACAATTAGGCGAAGAAGTTAGAAAATATCGTGCGGATTTAGGCTTTGCGCTAGATGGCGATGCTGATAGATTGGTAGTCGTAGATAATTTAGGAAATATTGTGCATGGGGATAAGCTTATTGGGGTGTTAGGAGCGTATCAAAAATCTAAAAATGCCCTTTCTTCTAAAGTGATTGTTGCGACTAATATGAGCAATCTTGCACTAAAAGAATATCTACACACAAAAGATTTAGAATTAAAGTATTGTGCGATTGGCGATAAATTCGTAAGCGAGTGCATGCGTTTAAATAATGCTAATTTTGGAGGCGAGCAAAGCGGGCATATTATCTTTAGTGATTATGCAAAAACCGGCGATGGCTTAGTGAGCGCCCTACAAGTAAGCGCATTAGTTTTAGAAAGTAAAAAACCAAGTTCAACCACTCTTAATCCCTTTGAATTATACCCTCAAAGTCTTGTGAATTTAAGCGTGCAAAAAAAGCCCACCCTAGAAAGTCTAAAAGGCTATAATAATCTCATTAAAGAGTTAGAAAAATTGCAAATCCGTCATCTCATTCGCTATAGTGGGACAGAAAATAAATTACGCATTCTTTTAGAGGGCAAAGATGAAAAAACCCTAGAAACTAAAATGCAAGAGCTAAAAGAATTTTTTGAAGGACAACTTTGTTAA
- the rpsT gene encoding 30S ribosomal protein S20: protein MANHKSAEKRIRQTLKRTERNRFYKTKIKNIIKAVREAVAINDVAKAQERLKIANKELHKFVSKGILKKNTASRKVSRLNASVKKIALA, encoded by the coding sequence ATGGCAAATCATAAGTCCGCAGAAAAAAGAATCAGACAGACGCTCAAAAGAACCGAGCGCAATAGGTTTTATAAGACCAAGATTAAGAACATTATCAAGGCAGTGCGTGAGGCCGTTGCAATTAATGATGTAGCAAAAGCTCAAGAGCGTTTAAAAATTGCTAATAAAGAGTTGCATAAGTTTGTAAGCAAGGGCATTTTAAAGAAAAATACTGCCTCTAGGAAAGTCTCAAGACTTAATGCTTCAGTGAAAAAAATTGCTCTTGCTTAA
- the prfA gene encoding peptide chain release factor 1 — MSILVEKLSSILKRYNEITALLSDSEIISDVKKLTELSKEQSSIEELSMASKEYLSVLESIKENKELLEDKELSELAKEELKILEVKKGELESTIKQLLIPKDPNDDKNIYLELRAGTGGDEAGIFVGDLFKAYCRYADLKKWKVEIVSSSENSVGGYKEIIALIKGKGVYSRLKFEAGTHRVQRVPETESQGRIHTSAITVAIMPEVDDVEVSINPSDLRIEVFRAGGHGGQCVNTTDSAVRITHIPTNISVSMQDEKSQHKNKDKALKILKARLYEKQIEEQQLTNAKDRKEQVGSGDRSERIRTYNYPQNRLSEHRINLTLYSLEEIMLSGNLDEVINPLIAHAQSQFE, encoded by the coding sequence ATGTCCATTTTAGTAGAAAAGCTTTCTTCTATTCTCAAACGATACAATGAAATCACGGCGTTATTAAGCGATAGTGAAATTATTAGCGATGTCAAAAAACTCACAGAATTAAGCAAAGAGCAAAGCTCTATTGAAGAACTTTCAATGGCGAGCAAGGAGTATTTGAGCGTTTTAGAGAGTATCAAGGAAAATAAAGAGCTTTTAGAAGACAAAGAGTTAAGCGAACTAGCCAAAGAAGAATTAAAAATCTTAGAAGTTAAAAAAGGCGAATTAGAAAGCACTATTAAGCAACTTCTCATTCCTAAAGACCCCAACGATGATAAAAACATCTACTTAGAACTAAGGGCTGGCACAGGGGGCGATGAAGCGGGTATTTTTGTGGGGGATTTGTTTAAAGCGTATTGCCGTTATGCAGATTTGAAAAAGTGGAAAGTAGAAATTGTAAGCTCTAGTGAAAACAGCGTAGGGGGCTACAAAGAAATCATCGCTCTTATTAAGGGTAAGGGCGTGTATTCAAGGCTCAAATTTGAAGCTGGCACACACAGAGTCCAAAGAGTTCCAGAGACAGAATCTCAAGGGCGCATCCATACTTCCGCTATCACGGTGGCGATTATGCCTGAAGTAGATGATGTGGAAGTTTCTATCAATCCTAGTGATTTGAGAATTGAAGTCTTTCGTGCCGGAGGCCACGGAGGACAATGTGTAAACACCACAGACTCCGCCGTTCGTATCACGCATATTCCTACTAATATCAGCGTGAGCATGCAAGATGAAAAATCCCAGCATAAAAACAAGGACAAAGCCCTAAAAATCTTAAAAGCACGCCTTTATGAAAAGCAAATTGAAGAACAACAGCTCACTAACGCTAAAGACAGGAAAGAGCAAGTCGGTAGCGGGGATAGAAGTGAAAGAATCCGCACTTATAATTACCCACAAAATCGCTTGAGCGAACACAGAATTAACTTGACCTTGTATAGCCTAGAAGAAATCATGCTTTCAGGAAATTTAGATGAAGTGATTAACCCCTTAATCGCTCACGCTCAAAGTCAGTTTGAGTAA